A window from Urocitellus parryii isolate mUroPar1 chromosome 1, mUroPar1.hap1, whole genome shotgun sequence encodes these proteins:
- the Capsl gene encoding calcyphosin-like protein isoform X2, giving the protein MAGTARHDREMAIQSKKKLTTATDPIERLRLQCLARGSAGIKGLGRVFRIMDDNNNRTLDFKEFVKGLNDYAVVMEKEEAEELFRRFDKDGNGTIDFNEFLLTLRVTPEEFMNYYAGVSASIDTDVYFIVMMRTAWKL; this is encoded by the exons ATGGCAGGGACAGCACGCCATGACCGAGAGATGGCCATCCAGTCCAAGAAGAAACTCACCACGGCCACGGATCCCATTGAGAGACTCCGACTGCAGTGCCTGGCCAGGGGCTCTGCAGGTATCAAAGGACTTGGCAG AGTGTTTCGAATTATGGATGACAATAACAACCGAACCCTTGATTTCAAAGAATTTGTAAAGGGGTTAAATGATTATGCTGTAGTCATGGAAAAGGAAGAGGCTGAAGAGCTTTTCCGGAGATTTGATAAAGATGGAAATGGAACAATAGACTTCAATGAATTTCTTCTCACTTTAAGA GTGACCCCAGAGGAGTTCATGAATTATTATGCAGGTGTGAGCGCATCCATTGACACTGATGTGTACTTCATCGTCATGATGAGAACCGCCTGGAAGCTCTAA
- the Capsl gene encoding calcyphosin-like protein isoform X1 translates to MAGTARHDREMAIQSKKKLTTATDPIERLRLQCLARGSAGIKGLGRVFRIMDDNNNRTLDFKEFVKGLNDYAVVMEKEEAEELFRRFDKDGNGTIDFNEFLLTLRPPMSRARKEVIMQAFRKLDKTGDGVITIEDLRGLYNAKHHPKYQNGEWTEEQVFRKFLDNFDSPYDKDGLVTPEEFMNYYAGVSASIDTDVYFIVMMRTAWKL, encoded by the exons ATGGCAGGGACAGCACGCCATGACCGAGAGATGGCCATCCAGTCCAAGAAGAAACTCACCACGGCCACGGATCCCATTGAGAGACTCCGACTGCAGTGCCTGGCCAGGGGCTCTGCAGGTATCAAAGGACTTGGCAG AGTGTTTCGAATTATGGATGACAATAACAACCGAACCCTTGATTTCAAAGAATTTGTAAAGGGGTTAAATGATTATGCTGTAGTCATGGAAAAGGAAGAGGCTGAAGAGCTTTTCCGGAGATTTGATAAAGATGGAAATGGAACAATAGACTTCAATGAATTTCTTCTCACTTTAAGA CCTCCCATGTCCAGAGCCAGAAAAGAGGTAATCATGCAAGCTTTCAGAAAGTTAGACAAGACTGGAGATGGCGTCATCACAATCGAAGACCTTCGCGGGTTGTACAATGCAAAACACCATCCCAAGTACCAAAATGGAGAGTGGACAGAGGAACAGGTCTTCCGGAAATTTCTGGATAACTTTGACTCACCCTATGACAAAGACGGACTG GTGACCCCAGAGGAGTTCATGAATTATTATGCAGGTGTGAGCGCATCCATTGACACTGATGTGTACTTCATCGTCATGATGAGAACCGCCTGGAAGCTCTAA